The following are encoded together in the Lactuca sativa cultivar Salinas chromosome 1, Lsat_Salinas_v11, whole genome shotgun sequence genome:
- the LOC111920173 gene encoding heavy metal-associated isoprenylated plant protein 7 — protein MGKEVQKSEVEPKPVADGKEESKEPSLPPPIVLRVFMHCEGCASKLRRCLKGFEGVEDVKTDCKTQTVVVKGEKADPLKVLERIQKKNHRQVELLSPVPKAPADQPKKVDDKEASKPEEKKEEAPPQVITVVLKVHMHCEACAQEIRKRIMKMKGVESAEADLKSSEVAVKGAFEPQQLVEYVTKKVGKQTVIVIVKQDPKPNIPEDDKGKDVKVKKKESGADKKKEEKKPEEAGGEVAAQPKEAASGGEETKVVDLRKIEFNCHQTNLPRYVVESVYGYPAAPQLFSDENPNACSVM, from the exons ATGGGGAAG GAAGTACAGAAATCAGAAGTAGAGCCAAAACCGGTCGCCGATGGTAAAGAGGAATCAAAGGAGCCATCTCTACCTCCGCCGATTGTTTTAAGAGTGTTCATGCATTGCGAAGGATGTGCTAGCAAACTCCGGCGATGTCTCAAAGGATTCGAAG GCGTTGAGGATGTTAAGACGGATTGTAAGACGCAAACGGTAGTAGTGAAGGGAGAGAAAGCAGATCCATTGAAGGTTCTAGAACGGATTCAGAAGAAGAACCACCGGCAAGTTGAGCTTCTCTCTCCGGTACCGAAAGCTCCGGCTGATCAGCCTAAAAAAGTCGACGATAAAGAGGCGTCGAAACCTGAAGAGAAGAAAGAGGAG GCTCCTCCACAGGTGATTACGGTGGTTTTAAAAGTTCATATGCATTGTGAAGCTTGTGCACAAGAAATCAGAAAACGTATAATGAAGATGAAAG GGGTGGAAAGTGCAGAAGCCGATCTAAAAAGTTCAGAGGTGGCGGTGAAAGGCGCATTTGAGCCACAGCAACTGGTGGAATACGTTACCAAGAAAGTAGGCAAACAGACtgtgattgtgattgtgaaacaaGATCCAAAGCCCAACATACCTGAAGACGACAAAGGTAAAGATGTAAAAGTCAAGAAAAAGGAAAGCGGTGCCGAtaagaagaaggaagagaagaaACCGGAAGAAGCCGGCGGCGAAGTAGCGGCGCAACCAAAGGAGGCGGCGAGCGGTGGAGAAGagacgaaagtcgtagatttgaGAAAGATTGAATTCAATTGTCACCAAACAAACCTTCCGAGATACGTCGTGGAATCGGTGTATGGTTATCCGGCAGCTCCACAGTTGTTCAGTGATGAGAATCCTAATGCGTGTTCTGTTATGTGA